In one window of Streptomyces sp. FXJ1.172 DNA:
- a CDS encoding SpoIIE family protein phosphatase, giving the protein MTHTDHTPLAKPVSPGEIPDSAIAVINADGTVAAWTQAAERLVGYSAAEVVGRSAAHVLPPPEEARMASLFAEQRRAQSGWSGTAAVRHRDGHTLKMSLRVSLLWGQDAGTRWLVSVTDIGALSSEPANGPVRESLLAHAPIGIVVYDPQLRCTWVNDAMERHDGIPRDRRFGRRLKDSLPAVEAEALEVVMQQVLQSGTTMVHEYRAWPVSDGRREHAFSASFFCLQDADGTPLGVCSMTVDVTGNRRARERLAILSEASTRIGSTLDVMQTGQELAELAVPLLADHALVDMVESVPFGVEPSARIGTTSGRPPLLRRAGVASIDLGLLELPWVREEVIHTHPSSSFAVALRTGRSHLEPVLDTQAGPWVDHDPVRAQKVRDSGVHSLMVVPIRARRCVLGLALFGRSEEQTPFQEDDLLLAEELVTRTALSLDNALQYARERTVALTLQRDLLPHRVQGGAAVEVASRYVPADMDHGVGGDWFDVIELSGARVALVVGDVVGHGINAAATMGRLRTAVRTLADLDLPPDELLTHLDDTVRRLNDEDTDDTDQAPAVVGATCLYAVYDPVTRRCTMARAGHPPPLIVGAQGRVTVPDLPAGAPLGLGLGLVPFESVELELPEGSVLALYSDGLVESRDEDIDAGLRRLSAALAQPGASPEDMCSRVMETLRSHTPADDVTLLLARTRALEPAQVASWDLPNEPVTVTTARHLAARQLREWGLEPLVTPVESIVSELVTNAIRHGDGPSRLRLIQHRVLTCEVFDSNTGQPRPRHPHTLDEHGRGLQLVAQLSRRWGSRCATDGKVVWAEQDLPSTAGAL; this is encoded by the coding sequence ATGACGCATACCGACCACACGCCACTCGCCAAGCCGGTGAGCCCCGGCGAGATACCGGACTCGGCGATAGCGGTGATCAATGCGGACGGGACGGTGGCGGCGTGGACGCAGGCCGCTGAGCGACTTGTCGGGTACTCGGCCGCGGAAGTGGTGGGCCGATCCGCCGCGCACGTGCTACCGCCCCCTGAGGAGGCCCGAATGGCTTCGCTGTTCGCCGAGCAGCGCCGTGCCCAAAGTGGCTGGTCCGGCACCGCCGCGGTCCGCCACCGCGACGGCCACACGCTCAAGATGTCGCTGCGGGTCTCGCTGTTGTGGGGACAGGACGCCGGCACCCGGTGGCTGGTGTCCGTGACCGACATAGGCGCCCTGTCCTCGGAGCCTGCCAACGGACCGGTGCGGGAGTCGCTCCTTGCCCATGCACCGATCGGCATCGTGGTGTACGACCCACAGTTGCGCTGTACTTGGGTGAACGACGCCATGGAGCGCCACGACGGCATTCCCCGTGACCGGCGCTTCGGACGCCGTCTGAAGGACTCGCTGCCCGCCGTGGAGGCCGAAGCGCTCGAGGTGGTGATGCAGCAGGTGCTGCAGAGCGGTACCACCATGGTCCACGAATACCGGGCGTGGCCGGTGTCGGACGGGCGCCGTGAACATGCGTTCTCGGCCTCGTTCTTCTGCCTCCAGGACGCGGACGGCACGCCCCTGGGAGTGTGCTCCATGACCGTGGATGTCACCGGGAACCGGCGGGCGCGCGAACGCCTTGCCATCCTCAGCGAGGCGAGTACGCGCATCGGCAGCACCCTCGACGTCATGCAGACCGGGCAGGAACTGGCCGAGCTCGCCGTGCCCCTGCTGGCCGACCACGCCCTCGTCGATATGGTCGAGTCGGTTCCCTTTGGCGTGGAACCCTCGGCACGGATCGGCACGACGAGCGGCCGCCCGCCGCTGCTGCGCCGTGCCGGGGTGGCCTCCATCGACCTGGGACTCCTGGAGTTGCCGTGGGTGCGGGAAGAGGTGATCCACACCCACCCGAGCTCATCGTTCGCCGTCGCCCTGCGCACGGGCAGGTCTCACCTGGAGCCGGTGCTCGACACCCAGGCCGGTCCGTGGGTCGACCACGACCCGGTGCGGGCGCAGAAGGTGCGGGACAGCGGCGTCCACTCCTTGATGGTCGTGCCCATCCGTGCGCGGCGCTGCGTGCTGGGACTGGCGCTGTTCGGCCGCTCCGAGGAACAAACGCCGTTCCAGGAGGACGACCTGCTCCTCGCCGAGGAACTCGTCACCCGGACCGCGCTCAGCCTGGACAACGCCCTGCAGTATGCGCGCGAGCGCACCGTGGCCCTCACCCTGCAACGCGACCTGCTGCCCCACCGGGTGCAGGGCGGTGCCGCCGTCGAGGTCGCCTCGCGCTATGTCCCCGCCGACATGGACCACGGCGTGGGCGGTGACTGGTTCGACGTGATCGAGCTGTCCGGCGCACGGGTGGCCCTCGTCGTCGGCGACGTGGTCGGACACGGCATCAACGCCGCGGCGACCATGGGCAGGCTGCGCACCGCCGTGCGCACGCTCGCAGACCTCGACCTGCCCCCCGACGAACTGCTGACGCACCTCGACGACACGGTCCGGCGACTGAACGACGAGGACACCGACGACACCGACCAGGCCCCCGCGGTGGTGGGCGCCACCTGTCTGTACGCCGTCTACGACCCGGTCACCCGGCGGTGCACCATGGCGCGGGCCGGGCATCCGCCGCCCCTGATCGTCGGCGCACAGGGCCGGGTCACCGTCCCCGATCTGCCCGCCGGAGCCCCGCTCGGCCTCGGCCTCGGCCTGGTCCCCTTCGAGTCCGTGGAACTGGAACTGCCCGAAGGAAGCGTGCTCGCCCTCTACTCCGACGGGCTGGTCGAGTCCCGGGACGAGGACATCGACGCCGGCCTGCGCCGTCTGAGCGCCGCCCTGGCACAGCCGGGCGCATCCCCGGAGGACATGTGCTCGCGAGTGATGGAGACCTTGCGCAGTCACACACCGGCCGACGATGTCACCTTGCTCCTTGCCCGGACCCGCGCGCTCGAGCCCGCCCAGGTCGCCTCCTGGGACCTGCCGAACGAACCGGTCACCGTCACCACAGCCCGGCACCTGGCCGCCCGTCAGCTCAGGGAATGGGGGCTGGAGCCACTCGTGACGCCCGTGGAGTCGATCGTCAGCGAACTGGTCACCAACGCCATCCGCCACGGCGACGGCCCCAGCCGCCTACGGCTCATCCAGCACCGGGTGCTGACGTGCGAGGTCTTCGACAGCAACACCGGCCAGCCACGCCCCCGCCATCCCCACACGCTCGACGAGCACGGCCGCGGCCTCCAGCTGGTCGCACAGCTCTCGCGCCGGTGGGGCTCCCGCTGCGCAACTGACGGCAAGGTCGTCTGGGCCGAACAGGACCTGCCCTCCACGGCCGGTGCCCTGTGA